In Ostrinia nubilalis chromosome 12, ilOstNubi1.1, whole genome shotgun sequence, one DNA window encodes the following:
- the LOC135076823 gene encoding angiotensin-converting enzyme-like yields MRLTISLRFFHFFVLLLSATLSNGNDSELLTSAIDLVEFDYTDNCADRASATWDALIGSPKGLQTKLERDKEYKIFVKKNLEELKTITKHSLTQTDDLMKRKVHLLLQPGDVLLDTDQWIRLVTFADKAQNKIRFATNYDCGSRTCALREFHNSLAKEQDEAVLKKMKQSWESNLPDINEYVEQILPLLGNASKDYKTVEEYWDSLVEYEGAILKARELWEGVKPLYVKLHKYVALRLLGDKEVGGNLPVHLLRSLNGDDWSNVIDSLLPKHPAVYQKVTANLQIKNLGGENAFKAAANLIKELNLGEIKPEIWQISVFNSSCPPVLVDYCKPNKMKVVTCKDVSIGNYLDAHETAMKIAFKQITASYSNNTFILREAPRYSAIYEAIPGFLSLLALSPHALARNDLFNIELFNLNINHHRMVLQLILALRDLAKLNFYLAADEWRLKVLTGNTPSSKTAASWSEFRRNFSQLETSDIDLLGDPYVQFNKPFIGKFMGLILKYQIYHSFAEELESDDSDLIKHIAEHSNRLSDVMFQGFSVKWPELVSDLLFKKENGLEYTGLIDYYRLLEEYLDDQFDPVLNNIESIDAYYDPAELNVDEKDLTYDFDANFDENSAVESDEHITDLSESPKINIIDTGDEDGVETTTVKMLESKPNLTESYNMYWWIGIAVALAVVVILIAIIARKRHNHRKQLEKQRRENSRA; encoded by the exons ATGAGGCTGACAATCTCACTTCGCTTCTTCCACTTCTTCGTGCTGCTCCTTTCTGCGACGTTGTCGAACGGCAACGACAGCGAGCTGTTGACCTCTGCAATCGATTTAGTCGAGTTCGACTACACCGACAACTGTGCCGACAGGGCGTCGGCAACGTGGGACGCGCTCATTGGCAGCCCTAAGGGCTTGCAAACTAAG TTGGAGCGGGACAAAGAATACAAGATCTTCGTAAAGAAGAACCTTGAAGAACTCAAGACTATCACGAAGCACTCGCTGACACAGACTGATGATTTGATGAAGCGTAAAGTGCACCTTCTACTGCAGCCTGGTGATGTTTTGTTGGACACTGACCAATGGATAAGA CTGGTGACGTTTGCGGATAAGGCGCAGAATAAAATAAGGTTTGCGACCAACTACGACTGCGGGTCGAGAACTTGCGCGTTGCGAG AGTTCCACAATAGTTTGGCGAAGGAACAAGATGAAGCAGTGTTGAAGAAAATGAAACAATCATGGGAGAGTAACCTGCCAGACATCAACGAATATGTAGAACAAATCCTGCCTCTTCTAGGAAATGCATCGAAAG ATTACAAGACTGTGGAAGAATACTGGGATTCCTTAGTAGAATACGAGGGTGCCATATTGAAAGCCCGCGAGCTTTGGGAAGGGGTGAAGCCTTTGTACGTAAAGCTACATAAGTACGTGGCCTTGAGGTTATTGGGCGACAAGGAGGTTGGGGGCAACTTACCGGTTCATTTGTTAA GGTCGCTAAATGGTGACGACTGGTCCAATGTGATAGACAGTTTGTTGCCCAAGCACCCAGCAGTTTACCAGAAAGTTACCGCGAATCTTCAAATAAAG AATCTCGGCGGAGAAAACGCTTTCAAAGCGGCAGCTAACCTCATCAAAGAACTGAACCTTGGTGAGATCAAGCCAGAGATATGGCAGATATCAGTGTTCAACAGTTCCTGCCCTCCCGTCCTCGTTGACTACTGCAAACCCAACAAAATGAAGGTGGTCACGTGTAAAGACGTCAGTATAGGAAATTATTTGGATGCGCACGAGACTGCCATGAAGATCGCTTTCAAGCAGATCACTGCTTCGTACAGCAACAACACTTTTATTCTGAGGGAAGCCCCGCGTTACTCGG CAATATACGAAGCCATCCCAGGGTTCTTATCGTTGCTGGCATTGAGCCCGCACGCTTTGGCGAGGAACGACCTGTTTAACATCGAGCTCTTCAATCTGAACATCAACCACCATCGCATGGTATTGCAGCTAATACTCGCCCTAAGGGACTTagctaa GTTAAATTTCTACCTGGCAGCTGATGAATGGAGACTCAAAGTACTGACGGGGAATACGCCTTCTTCGAAGACAGCTGCAAGTTGGAGCGAatttagaagaaatttctccCAACTTGAAACCTCGGATATAGATTTGTTAGGTGACCCCTACGTTCAATTCAACAAACCTTTTATTGG GAAATTCATGGGTCTCATCCTAAAATATCAGATATATCATTCATTCGCTGAAGAACTCGagtctgatgattctgatttgATCAAACATATAGCTGAACACAGTAATCGATTGAG TGACGTAATGTTCCAAGGCTTCAGTGTTAAATGGCCTGAACTCGTCAGTGATCTGCTATTCAAGAAAGAAAACGGTCTGGAATACACCGGTCTAATTGACTACTACCGATTGTTAGAAGAATATTTAGACGATCAATTCGATCCTGTGTTAAACAATATCGAATCAATAGACGCTTATTATGATCCTGCTGAACTTAACGTAGACGAAAAAGACCTTACGTACGATTTCGATGCAAATTTCGACGAAAATAGCGCTGTCGAATCCGATGAACATATAACAGATCTATCTGAATCGCCGAAAATCAATATCATCGATACTGGGGATGAGGACGGGGTAGAGACAACGACTGTCAAAATGTTAGAATCAAAACCTAACCTGACTGAATCTTACAACATGTATTGGTGGATAGGTATAGCAGTCGCGTTGGCTGTTGTCGTGATACTAATAGCAATAATCGCAAGGAAAAGACATAACCACCGAAAACAACTGGAAAAGCAAAGAAGAGAGAACTCGCGTGCCTGA